The following are encoded in a window of Paramormyrops kingsleyae isolate MSU_618 chromosome 12, PKINGS_0.4, whole genome shotgun sequence genomic DNA:
- the LOC111835473 gene encoding polycomb group RING finger protein 3 gives MAALGNPEMLTRRIKLWDINAHITCRLCEGYLIDATTVTECLHTFCRSCLVKYLEENNTCPTCRIVIHQSHPLQYIGHDRTMQDIVYKLVPGLQEAEMKKQREFYQKLGMEVPGDAKGELCSLKPPLDDQRNGDVKPEDAANKEPGEDKQEEENDYHRSDEQVSICLECNSSKLRGLKRKWIRCSAQATVLHLKKFIAKKLNLTSFNELDILCNEEILGKDHTLKFVVVTRWRFKKSPLLLHYRPKMDLL, from the exons ATGGCGGCTTTAGGG AACCCTGAGATGCTGACCAGGAGGATCAAGCTTTGGGATATCAACGCCCACATCACCTGTCGCCTTTGTGAGGGCTACCTGATTGATGCCACCACCGTCACCGAGTGCTTACACACCT TCTGCAGGAGCTGCTTGGTGAAATACCTGGAGGAGAATAACACCTGTCCCACGTGCAGGATTGTGATTCATCAGAGCCACCCCCTTCAGTACATCGG CCATGACCGAACGATGCAAGATATTGTGTACAAACTGGTACCTGGACTTCAAGAAG CGGAGATGAAGAAGCAGAGGGAGTTCTACCAGAAGCTGGGGATGGAGGTGCCGGGAGACGCCAAGGGCGAACTGTGCAGCCTGAAGCCACCCCTCGACGACCAGCGTAATG GGGACGTGAAGCCTGAGGATGCGGCCAACAAGGAACCCGGCGAGGACAAGCAGGAGGAGGAAAACGACTACCACAGGAGCGACGAGCAG GTGAGCATCTGCCTGGAGTGCAACAGCAGCAAGCTGCGGGGTCTGAAGAGGAAGTGGATCCGCTGCTCCGCCCAGGCCACCGTGCTGCACCTCAAGAAGTTCATCGCCAAGAAGCTCAACCTGACCTCCTTTAATGAG CTTGACATTTTATGCAACGAGGAGATCTTGGGCAAGGACCACACGTTGAAATTCGTAGTCGTGACAAGATGGAGATTTAAG AAATCTCCTCTCCTGCTACATTACAGACCTAAAATGGATTTGCTGTAG